The genomic stretch atccgactacatccaacgtAGATTATGCCTCCTTCGTCCACCGTCGATGCCTACAAACCTTGACCTGGCTCTCTCATTTTGCCTCGAGCGTTCTTGTCTCTTTTCGAGACTCCAATCGTTGTTGTGACAAAATCTGATGATCACCTATAGATGATGAGAAATGCTCATAAAGATGGTGAAAAGGGTGCAAAGTGTGATGTCGAGGCTCGTGGCCATAATGTTGATTGAAAGGCCATAGTGctgtcaaaaaaaattatagaagATAGAAGGCCATaatgttgtaaaaaaaaaaatctttttgcTATATCTCTGCTATAAATCCTCTAGAAATCTTACTATAAGAAAACCTTTTTCAACTAATGACATAGTGTCAAATAATAAATATGACTTCTATATTTAAAGGAAGTACAGAAACAGGAAGGTCAGATATGTGCCATTTTATGCTTCTCTTCGTATGTCATAGATGATACTTATACCCCATTTTATGCTTCTATGGAAAAAGGTTTCTATTAGACTGTATCTTCCTGTTTCTATTAGAAGGTCAGACATACTTATACCCCGTTTCATGCTTCTATGGAAAGAGTATCCAAACTTTTTTCCAAATCATAAATATAGTgtcaaataataataatataaatatcGCACTCCCTGTTTAATAAACCAAGGCTTAAAAGAAAATCAACACAGGCAAACGACAAAAAAAACAACCTTGGAAATGGCAGAAAGAAAAAGTTACAGAGCGAGCCCTCGAACCCCGGTCCTAGGGACGGCTCCAAAGCGGTGGAAGTAGCAGTGGCATTTTCTTCTGTCCCGTGCGCTCTCCCCAGTCCCCCACGCCCAAAACCCCAAGTGCCTTTCTCGCCGCTTCCGACTCCGCCATGCCACCATAGATCCAGCTAGGGCGGCGTCGTTGCGTTCAATCCTGTGCGAGAGAACGCGAATCGCCGCCGGCTTGATATTGGCCAGGGCTTTCTCCGCCCAATTGCATCAGGTCTCGCCGTCATTTGCAGCGACCGTGCTCTAATTGGGGCGAAAAGGTGAGTCCTCCTCCGGTCCTCCCATTACACTTTTTCGATGCCTGGATCGACGAACATTtgggagaaaaaaaaatcccctCTTTCCCTCGAAAGATTCGACAAAGAACGGTTGTTCTTTGTGTACAGGAATCTTATCTGCTGAATCCCCGAGCTCCGGCGATGGATTTTGACATGGACGACTACATAGACCCCTACGAGGAGGCTGAGGCTGAGGCTGCCGCGGGCGAGGACGACGACTCCGACGACCCCGACGAGGACGACTCGGATGCGGAGAGCGACTACGAGGAGAAGTCGTTCGGCCTCCTCAAGTCCGGCAAGCACCGGGTGCGCAACCCGGACGGCACCTTCCGCTGCCCCTTCTGCCCCGGCAAGAAGAAGCAGGGGTACAAGATCAAGGACCTCCTCCAGCACGCCGACGGTATCGGCGTCTCCAGCAAGCACCGCCGCCACGGCCGCGAGCGCGCCAACCACCGCGCCTTCGCGCGCTTTGTCCGCACCGATCCGGACTTCGCGGAAGACCTCGTCGGTATCACTGGCATTCAAGGTGCCATTACAACCACCCCTGCTGATAAGAATGGTGGCAGTGCCAATGGCGACGGGAAGGCCAAGGCTAATGGAGATACTGCTGGATCCAGTTCCGTGGCGGCGAAAGTGGGTCCGCCACAGGAGGTTGAGAGGTTTGCTTGGCCGTGGGCTTGTGTGCTTGCAGCCGGGGCAGGGTTCAATCCTGAGGAGTTTGCTGATAGAGTAGCGGTGTTTAGTTTGGTTGAGGTTGTGCCTTTGTTTgttgatgagatggaagtcaCAGAAACCTTTGCAATCGTGAGGTTTACCAATGATTGGAGTGGATTCAATGACGCGCTTACGCTTGAGAACCATTTTGGTGTCAATAAGCTAGGGAAGAAGGAGTTTGAGACGAGAGACAGTGGTCTAGGTTCCGTGGAGGGAGATGGCGGCAAAGGTGAAGTCAAGGTTTATGGGTGGGTTGCCCGAGCCGAGGACTATGATGCAACGAGTGTGGTAGGAAGATTCTTGAGAAAGCACACCGTCCTGAAAACAATAGATGAGGTTTCCAAGACTGAATTAGAGAAATCAGGGGAGATGGTGGCAATACTGGCATCCCAGATCGAGGAAAAGAACCGATACTTGCAGGATTTGGAGACAAAGAAGAATGCGACAGAACTCTCCATCTCAAGGCTTGAGGACGACAACAGGAAACTGCATGAGGCATATAATGAAGGTAATCTGTGCAATTTCTCTCCCTTCCCTTTGGTTCTACTTGATGGTTTAGAGTTTTTCCTGCATGCTTGATATAGTCATGTCTAGAGCATATTCACATATGTTAACTCTGCCTTGTACTTTacgttttatataatttttatgGAAGTCCTGAAACTATTTGGTTGGTTTTTGTTCCCTCTTTatattgtacatggattatttgGATAAAAGACATTATGGATTGGTTAGACAAATGCAGGACTTATTGAGATAATATTATGATGCATGAAGTTACTCCATGCCTTATATGCTTTAGCATTATATTTATCAGTTAGTCAAGACTAAAG from Sorghum bicolor cultivar BTx623 chromosome 3, Sorghum_bicolor_NCBIv3, whole genome shotgun sequence encodes the following:
- the LOC8073306 gene encoding factor of DNA methylation 1, producing MDFDMDDYIDPYEEAEAEAAAGEDDDSDDPDEDDSDAESDYEEKSFGLLKSGKHRVRNPDGTFRCPFCPGKKKQGYKIKDLLQHADGIGVSSKHRRHGRERANHRAFARFVRTDPDFAEDLVGITGIQGAITTTPADKNGGSANGDGKAKANGDTAGSSSVAAKVGPPQEVERFAWPWACVLAAGAGFNPEEFADRVAVFSLVEVVPLFVDEMEVTETFAIVRFTNDWSGFNDALTLENHFGVNKLGKKEFETRDSGLGSVEGDGGKGEVKVYGWVARAEDYDATSVVGRFLRKHTVLKTIDEVSKTELEKSGEMVAILASQIEEKNRYLQDLETKKNATELSISRLEDDNRKLHEAYNEEMRNLHRRARENAMRIFQENENLRIDLENKRRELNLRAKELEKMSAENANDRKTLDDEKQKAKYDNSELELASIEQQRADADVLKLLADQEREKEEVLARMLQLEKELHEKQQLELEVERLNGTLQVMKHLEGDDDGGDIHEKMEKLSVRFEHEKKRLEDLSGDLVRKERESNDELQVARKELIKGLEEELDGQTAIGIKRMGELDEKPFLNACKRKYGKGEYQIKAAELVTNWQEELKKPSWHPFKMVEVNGENKEILVDDDAKLKHLWIEYGDDVCNAVKTALMEINEYNPSGRYVVPELWNFRKGRKATMKEVLKYLFSQMDTTTKRRRG